The following coding sequences are from one Salvia hispanica cultivar TCC Black 2014 chromosome 3, UniMelb_Shisp_WGS_1.0, whole genome shotgun sequence window:
- the LOC125211525 gene encoding lysine-specific demethylase JMJ706-like, which yields MVEGRVCSSRQAKLEFLKHKMLKRRKTEAENEPYVVSKTLNRSGGDALRTSASYSVSLHNHADLPRFGNSSSTKEDVFSKRKVAKFDISDLEWTEKVPECPVYRPTKEEFQNPLVYIQKIAPEASKYGICKIISPVSASVPAGVVLTKEKTGFSFTTRVQPLRFAEWDSDDKVTFFMSGINYTVRDFERMANKIFARRYGSVAGLPAAFMEKEFWNEIAFGKTESVEYACDVDGSAFSSSPNDPLGKSNWNFKKIPRLPISTLRLLETEIPGVTEPMLYIGMLFSVFAWHVEDHYLYSINYHHCGAAKTWYGIPGHAAIDFENVVKDHVYAHDILPGDGEVGAFDVLLGKTTLFPPNILLEHDVPVYRAVQNPGEFVITFPRAYHSGFSHGFNCGEAVNFAMGDWFHLGSIASRRYALLNRIPLLPHEELLCKEAMLLRYARPEFDEPEHTHGDLVSQRSIKVSFVNLIRFQHYARWCLMKARACTAISSFSHGTILCSQCKRDCYVAYLNCQCHSHPVCLHHDTRSLDWPCGRTPTLAVRENIVEMELAARHFEEEKDIFQEFEQKYGNSGDFGSLFYQFSGAENDSYIPYGKISPVSDKEISEYRSVLTSCSKITKTEITDAFVSSMLPLKSSESLKMIAKAGQDNGNSNLEDSIHAMPFEYSKPLSRKPRSERKVVQEVNTRGAIHEDESDSEIFRVKRRSSYKVEMKNARDLTSLNTDQQGFKRLKRQQLEVQCGILTSSGNPIPDDQSHHYVMSSTESKESTANSKLAIRSNFPSIKFKQMPKVLGAELHRDQRHRFESRENLKHKGQKAKMSDCFRW from the exons atg GTGGAGGGAAGAGTTTGTTCTTCTAGACAAGCAAAACTGGAATTTTTAAAgcataaaatgttaaaaaggAGGAAAACAGAAGCAGAGAATGAACCTTATGTTGTCAGCAAGACACTGAATAGGAGTGGTGGTGATGCTTTAAGAACTTCTGCTTCCTACAGTGTTAGTTTGCACAATCATGCTGACCTACCAAGATTTGGTAACAGTTCTTCCACTAAGGAAGATGTTTTCTCGAAGAGGAAAGTGGCTAAGTTTGATATTTCGGACCTCGAATGGACAGAGAAAGTTCCAGAGTGCCCGGTTTATCGTCCAACTAAAGAGGAATTCCAGAATCCCTTAGTTTATATCCAAAAGATTGCCCCAGAAGCCTCTAAATATG GTATTTGCAAGATCATATCCCCTGTAAGTGCTTCTGTTCCTGCTGGTGTAGTTCTTACAAAAGAGAAGACTGGTTTCAGTTTTACAACTAGGGTACAACCACTTCGTTTCGCTGAATGGGATAGTGACGACAAGGTTACCTTTTTCATGAGTGGGAT AAACTATACTGTTCGTGATTTTGAGAGGATGGCAAACAAGATTTTTGCTCGTAGATATGGTAGTGTTGCTGGCCTTCCTGCCGCATTCATGGAAAAAGAATTTTGGAATGAGATAGCTTTTGGAAAGACTGAAAGTGTCGAATATGCATGTGATGTTGATGGGAGTGcattttcatcttctccgAATGATCCACTTGGAAAAAGCAACTGGAATTTTAAG AAAATCCCTCGGCTGCCAATATCTACTTTGCGTCTTCTTGAGACGGAAATTCCG GGTGTCACTGAACCTATGCTTTACATAGGGATGCTGTTTAGTGTTTTTGCTTGGCATGTGGAAGATCATTACCTGTATAG CATCAATTATCACCATTGCGGGGCTGCAAAAACTTGGTATGGCATTCCAGGTCACGCAgcaattgattttgaaaatgtgGTAAAGGACCATGTCTATGCTCATGATATCTTACCTGGTGACGGGGAGGTTGGAGCTTTTGACGTTCTTTTGGGGAAGACAACTCTTTTCCCACCAAACATATTGTTAGAACATGATGTCCCTGTTTATAGAGCTGTCCAGAACCCTGGGGAATTTGTAATAACTTTCCCTAGAGCTTATCACTCAGGATTTAGTCATG GTTTCAATTGTGGTGAAGCTGTTAATTTTGCAATGGGCGATTGGTTTCACCTGGGATCAATTGCAAGTAGGCGCTATGCACTACTCAACAGGATCCCTCTTCTTCCCCATGAGGAGCTTCTCTGTAAAGAAGCAATGCTACTACGTTATGCAAGACCCGAATTTGATGAGCCAGAGCACACACATGGAGATTTGGTATCACAGAGAAGCATAAAGGTTTCTTTTGTTAATTTGATTCGGTTTCAGCATTATGCCAGATGGTGTCTGATGAAAGCAAGAGCATGCACGGCCATCTCTTCTTTCTCCCATGGAACAATTCTCTGCAGCCAGTGCAAACGTGATTGTTATGTAGCATATCTGAACTGCCAGTGTCACTCGCACCCTGTATGCCTCCACCATG ATACAAGATCACTTGATTGGCCTTGTGGAAGGACTCCAACACTTGCTGTAAGAGAAAACATTGTAGAAATGGAATTAGCAGCCAGACACtttgaggaggagaaggataTATTTCAGGAATTTGAGCAGAAGTATGGGAACAGCGGTGACTTTGGTTCACTATTTTACCAGTTCTCAGGAGCTGAAAATGATAGCTACATCCCTTATGGAAAGATTTCTCCTGTATCAGACAAAGAAATATCTGAATACCGATCTGTTTTAACCAGTTGCAGCAAAATTACTAAGACTGAAATCACGGATGCATTTGTTTCTTCTATGCTACCTTTGAAATCATCTGAAAGTCTCAAAATGATAGCCAAA GCTGGGCAGGATAATGGAAACTCTAACTTGGAGGATAGCATACATGCAATGCCTTTTGAATATTCCAAACCCTTGAGCAGAAAACCTAGATCCGAAAGGAAGGTAGTTCAGGAGGTCAACACTAGAGGTGCTATCCATGAAGATGAGTCGGATTCAGAAATATTCAGGGTTAAGCGAAGATCGTCTTACAAagttgaaatgaaaaatgcacGTGATTTGACATCTTTAAACACTGACCAGCAG GGTTTCAAGCGACTCAAAAGGCAACAACTGGAAGTGCAGTGTGGAATCTTAACATCATCAGGCAATCCTATCCCTGATGATCAAAGTCACCATTATGTTATGAGCTCTACTGAATCTAAAGAATCTACGGCTAATTCCAAATTAGCCATTAGAAGCAATTTTCCTTCCATTAAGTTCAAACAAATGCCTAAAGTTCTAGGTGCAGAACTGCACAGAGATCAGAGGCATCGCTTTGAGTCGAGAGAAAATCTAAAGCACAAGGGACAGAAAGCCAAGATGAGTGACTGTTTTAGGTGGTGA